In Pseudomonas deceptionensis, a single window of DNA contains:
- the prpF gene encoding 2-methylaconitate cis-trans isomerase PrpF codes for MAYAAQIKIPATYMRGGTSKGVFFSLLDLPAVARVPGAARDALLLRVIGSPDPYEKQIDGMGAATSSTSKTVIVSKSQQADHDVDYLFGQVSIDKPFVDWSGNCGNLSAAVGSFAISSGLVDAARIPRNGTAVVRIWQANISKTIIAHVPITDGAVQETGDFELDGVTFPAAEVQLEFLNPAADEEGAGGSMFPTGNLVDDLDVPGVGTLNVTMINAGIPTIFVNARDIGYTGAELQNDINGDPKALAMFETIRAYGALRMGLIDKLEDAAKRQHTPKVAFVAPSVAYVSSSGKPVAAQDVDLLVRALSMGKLHHAMMGTAAVAIGTAAAIPGTLVNLAAGGELRSAVRFGHPSGTLRVGAEARQVNGEWTVTKAIMSRSARVLMEGWVRVPGDSF; via the coding sequence ATGGCCTATGCAGCGCAAATCAAAATCCCCGCGACTTACATGCGTGGCGGCACCAGCAAGGGTGTGTTTTTCAGCCTGCTCGACTTGCCGGCTGTGGCCCGGGTGCCGGGGGCTGCCCGTGATGCCTTGTTGTTGCGGGTGATCGGCAGCCCCGACCCGTATGAAAAACAAATCGACGGCATGGGGGCTGCGACCTCCAGCACCAGCAAAACCGTAATCGTGAGCAAGAGCCAGCAGGCGGATCACGATGTCGACTATCTGTTCGGTCAGGTATCGATCGACAAGCCGTTTGTGGACTGGAGCGGCAACTGCGGCAACCTGTCGGCGGCCGTGGGTTCGTTCGCCATTAGCAGCGGTCTGGTCGATGCCGCTCGCATCCCCCGTAACGGCACGGCTGTGGTGCGTATCTGGCAGGCCAATATCAGCAAAACCATCATTGCCCATGTGCCGATTACCGACGGTGCGGTGCAGGAAACTGGTGATTTTGAACTCGATGGCGTGACCTTTCCGGCGGCTGAAGTGCAGCTTGAATTCCTCAACCCGGCAGCGGATGAAGAGGGCGCAGGCGGCTCGATGTTCCCTACTGGCAACCTGGTGGACGACCTCGACGTGCCGGGTGTGGGCACCTTGAACGTAACGATGATCAACGCGGGCATTCCGACGATTTTCGTCAACGCTCGGGACATCGGCTACACCGGTGCCGAACTGCAAAACGACATCAATGGCGACCCGAAAGCCCTGGCCATGTTCGAAACCATCCGCGCCTACGGTGCGCTGCGCATGGGTTTGATCGACAAGCTTGAAGATGCGGCCAAGCGTCAGCACACGCCGAAGGTGGCATTTGTTGCACCGTCGGTGGCCTATGTATCGTCCAGCGGCAAGCCGGTGGCAGCGCAGGATGTGGACTTGCTGGTGCGGGCCTTGTCGATGGGCAAGTTGCACCACGCGATGATGGGTACCGCAGCTGTGGCAATTGGCACGGCCGCGGCGATTCCGGGCACGCTGGTCAACCTTGCTGCTGGCGGTGAATTGCGCAGTGCCGTGCGTTTCGGGCATCCGTCGGGCACCTTGCGCGTCGGCGCAGAGGCTCGGCAGGTCAACGGCGAATGGACCGTGACCAAAGCCATCATGAGCCGCAGTGCGCGGGTATTGATGGAAGGCTGGGTGCGAGTGCCGGGCGACTCTTTCTAG
- the prpD gene encoding 2-methylcitrate dehydratase, translating into MSANVDLNNRPDYDQVLQDIADYVLTYTITSPEALNTARNCLMDTLGCGLLALRFPECTKHLGPIVEGTRVPFGARVPGTSFRLDPVKAAWDIGCIVRWLDYNDTWLAAEWGHPSDNLGGILAVADHLSQKRVANGEAPLTVRAVLEAMIMAHEIQGVIALENSFNRVGLDHVLLVKVASTAVCAKLMGANREQLLSALSHAFVDGQALRTYRHAPNAGSRKSWAAGDASSRGVRLADIALRGEMGIPGVLTAPQWGFYDVLFSHTNKDLALKPEGQRQFSLSQPYGTYVMENVLFKISFPAEFHAQTACEAAVTLHPQVRDRLHEIDKIVITTHESAIRIISKQGKLANAADRDHCIQYMTAVPLIFGNLVAEQYEDDFHAAHPVIDELREKMVIVEEPRYTREYLEADKRSIANAIQVFFSDGSSTEQVVVEYPIGHRRRRAEGIPLLEDKFKANLATRFVGQRCAEIFALCKDQARLEAMPVNRFVDLLVI; encoded by the coding sequence ATGAGCGCCAACGTCGACCTCAACAACCGCCCCGACTATGACCAGGTCTTGCAGGACATCGCCGATTACGTCCTGACGTACACCATCACCTCGCCCGAGGCCCTGAATACCGCGCGCAACTGTCTGATGGACACGTTGGGCTGCGGCTTGCTGGCGCTGCGCTTTCCTGAGTGCACCAAGCATCTGGGGCCGATTGTCGAGGGCACGCGGGTGCCGTTTGGCGCTCGTGTACCAGGGACCTCGTTTCGTCTGGACCCTGTGAAAGCGGCTTGGGACATAGGTTGTATCGTGCGCTGGCTGGATTACAACGACACCTGGCTGGCGGCGGAGTGGGGCCATCCCTCGGACAATCTGGGCGGCATTCTGGCGGTAGCCGATCACCTGTCGCAAAAGCGTGTGGCCAATGGCGAAGCGCCGCTGACGGTGCGGGCTGTGCTTGAAGCCATGATCATGGCCCATGAGATTCAGGGGGTTATTGCGCTGGAAAACTCCTTCAATCGCGTCGGCCTGGATCATGTGTTGCTGGTCAAAGTCGCCTCGACAGCGGTCTGCGCCAAGCTGATGGGCGCCAATCGTGAGCAGTTGCTGTCGGCGTTGTCCCATGCATTTGTGGATGGGCAGGCGCTGCGTACCTATCGCCATGCGCCGAACGCGGGGTCGCGCAAGTCCTGGGCGGCCGGGGATGCGTCGAGCCGGGGTGTTCGGCTGGCGGATATTGCGCTGCGTGGCGAGATGGGGATCCCGGGTGTGCTTACGGCGCCGCAGTGGGGCTTTTACGATGTGCTGTTCAGCCATACCAACAAGGATCTGGCGCTCAAGCCTGAAGGCCAGCGCCAGTTCAGCCTGAGCCAGCCCTACGGCACATATGTCATGGAAAACGTGCTGTTCAAGATCAGTTTTCCGGCCGAGTTCCATGCGCAAACAGCCTGCGAGGCCGCAGTCACCTTGCACCCGCAGGTCAGGGACCGCTTGCACGAGATCGACAAAATCGTGATTACAACCCACGAATCAGCGATTCGGATCATTTCCAAGCAGGGCAAATTGGCCAACGCGGCGGATCGTGATCACTGCATTCAATACATGACCGCTGTGCCGCTGATCTTTGGCAACCTGGTGGCCGAGCAATACGAAGATGACTTTCACGCGGCGCATCCAGTCATTGATGAGCTGCGCGAGAAGATGGTGATTGTCGAGGAGCCGCGTTACACCCGCGAATATCTGGAGGCCGACAAACGCTCGATTGCCAATGCAATCCAGGTGTTTTTCAGTGATGGCAGCAGCACGGAGCAAGTGGTGGTGGAGTACCCGATCGGCCATCGCCGGCGCAGGGCTGAAGGGATTCCATTGCTCGAAGACAAGTTCAAGGCCAATTTGGCGACGCGTTTTGTGGGTCAGCGTTGTGCCGAGATTTTCGCACTGTGCAAGGACCAGGCACGGCTTGAGGCGATGCCGGTTAACCGGTTTGTGGACCTTCTGGTGATTTAG
- the ppsR gene encoding posphoenolpyruvate synthetase regulatory kinase/phosphorylase PpsR, whose amino-acid sequence MKRSAFFISDGTGITAETLGQSLLAQFENVTFSKFTRPYIDSVEKARAMVQQIDNAAEKDGFSPIIFDTIVNQDIREILATSNGFMIDIFSSFLAPLEQALGEHSSYTVGKSHSIGHNSNYMERIEAVNFALDNDDGARTHKYDKADLILVGVSRCGKTPTCLYMAMQFGIRAANYPLTDDDMESLKLPAALREHKHKLFGLTIDPDRLTAIRNERKPNSRYSSFAQCEFEVREVERLFQRENIPHINSTHFSVEEISAKILVEKGVERRFK is encoded by the coding sequence ATGAAACGATCTGCTTTCTTTATCTCCGATGGCACCGGCATTACTGCCGAAACCCTCGGTCAAAGTTTGTTGGCACAATTCGAAAATGTGACCTTTAGCAAGTTCACACGCCCCTATATAGACAGCGTGGAAAAAGCGCGGGCAATGGTACAACAAATCGATAACGCCGCCGAAAAAGACGGATTTAGCCCGATAATCTTCGACACCATCGTCAATCAGGACATTCGCGAAATCCTCGCCACGTCCAATGGCTTCATGATCGACATCTTCTCCAGCTTCCTGGCCCCGCTGGAACAGGCGCTGGGCGAGCATTCTTCTTATACCGTCGGCAAATCCCACTCTATTGGCCATAACTCCAACTACATGGAGCGTATCGAGGCGGTGAACTTTGCCCTCGACAACGACGACGGCGCCCGCACCCATAAATACGACAAGGCCGACCTGATCCTGGTGGGCGTATCGCGCTGCGGCAAAACCCCGACCTGCCTGTATATGGCCATGCAATTCGGCATTCGCGCAGCCAACTACCCGCTGACAGATGACGACATGGAAAGCCTCAAGTTGCCTGCGGCGTTGCGCGAGCACAAACACAAGCTGTTCGGCCTGACCATCGACCCCGACCGCCTGACCGCCATTCGCAACGAGCGTAAGCCCAACAGCCGCTATTCCAGTTTTGCACAGTGCGAATTTGAAGTACGTGAAGTCGAACGCCTGTTCCAGCGCGAAAACATCCCGCACATCAACTCCACGCATTTCTCGGTAGAGGAAATCTCGGCCAAGATCCTGGTGGAAAAAGGCGTGGAGCGACGGTTCAAGTAA
- the ppsA gene encoding phosphoenolpyruvate synthase, with product MVEYVVSLDKLGVHDVEHVGGKNASLGEMISNLAGAGVSVPGGFATTSQAYRDFLELSGLNDQIHAALDALDVDDVNALVKTGAQIRKWIMEAEFPETLNAQIRTAFATLSQGNPDMAVAVRSSATAEDLPDASFAGQQETFLNIRGVENVIRAAKEVFASLFNDRAISYRVHQGFDHKLVALSAGVQRMVRSETGTAGVMFTLDTESGFRDVVFITGAYGLGETVVQGAVNPDEFYVHKQTLEAGRPAILRRNLGSKAIKMIYGEEASAGKSVKVIDVDKADRARFCLTDAEVSELAKQAMIIEKHYKCPMDIEWAKDGDDGKLYIVQARPETVKSRSAGNVMERYLLKETGTVLVEGRAIGQRIGAGKVRIIKDVSEMDKVQPGDVLVSDMTDPDWEPVMKRASAIVTNRGGRTCHAAIIARELGIPAVVGCGNATQLLKDGQGVTVSCAEGDTGFIFEGELGFDIKKNSVDAMPELPFKIMMNVGNPDRAFDFAQLPNAGVGLARLEFIINRMIGVHPKALLNYDGLPQEIKDSVDKRIAGYSDPVGFYVEKLVEGISTLAGAFTPKKVIVRLSDFKSNEYANLIGGKLYEPEEENPMLGFRGASRYISENFRDCFELECRALKRVRNEMGFTNVEIMVPFVRTLGEASQVIDLLAENGLKRGENGLRIIMMCELPSNAILAEEFLEFFDGFSIGSNDLTQLTLGLDRDSGVIAHLFDERNPAVKKLLSNAIQACNKAGKYIGICGQGPSDHPDLALWLMEQGIESVSLNPDTVLETWFFLAEGQAQA from the coding sequence TTGGTAGAGTACGTAGTTTCCCTCGATAAGCTCGGCGTCCATGATGTAGAGCATGTGGGGGGCAAGAACGCATCCCTCGGCGAGATGATCAGTAATCTTGCAGGCGCTGGTGTTTCAGTCCCCGGTGGCTTCGCCACTACTTCCCAGGCTTATCGTGATTTTCTTGAGCTCAGCGGCTTGAATGATCAGATCCATGCGGCGCTGGATGCGCTGGATGTCGATGACGTCAACGCGCTGGTCAAGACCGGTGCCCAGATCCGTAAATGGATCATGGAAGCCGAGTTCCCGGAAACGCTCAACGCCCAAATTCGTACTGCGTTCGCTACCTTGTCCCAGGGCAACCCGGACATGGCCGTTGCCGTACGTTCCTCGGCCACCGCCGAAGACCTGCCGGACGCTTCTTTTGCCGGTCAGCAAGAAACCTTCCTGAACATCCGTGGCGTTGAAAACGTGATTCGTGCGGCCAAAGAGGTATTTGCCTCCTTGTTCAACGATCGTGCGATTTCTTACCGCGTGCACCAGGGCTTCGACCACAAACTGGTCGCCCTGTCGGCAGGCGTGCAGCGCATGGTGCGCTCTGAAACCGGCACCGCTGGCGTGATGTTCACCCTGGACACAGAATCGGGCTTCCGTGACGTGGTGTTTATCACCGGCGCCTACGGCCTGGGCGAAACCGTCGTACAAGGCGCGGTAAACCCGGACGAGTTCTACGTTCACAAGCAAACCCTGGAAGCCGGTCGCCCTGCAATTTTGCGCCGCAATCTGGGCAGCAAAGCCATCAAGATGATCTACGGCGAAGAAGCCTCTGCCGGCAAGTCGGTGAAGGTTATCGACGTTGACAAAGCTGATCGCGCACGCTTCTGCCTGACCGACGCTGAAGTCAGCGAACTGGCCAAGCAAGCGATGATCATCGAAAAGCACTACAAGTGCCCGATGGACATCGAGTGGGCCAAAGACGGTGATGACGGCAAGCTGTACATCGTTCAGGCCCGCCCTGAAACCGTGAAAAGCCGCAGTGCGGGCAACGTCATGGAGCGCTACCTGCTCAAGGAAACCGGCACTGTGCTGGTGGAAGGGCGTGCCATCGGCCAGCGCATCGGCGCGGGCAAGGTTCGCATCATTAAAGACGTGTCCGAAATGGACAAGGTTCAGCCGGGCGATGTGTTGGTGTCCGACATGACCGACCCGGACTGGGAACCGGTAATGAAGCGCGCCAGCGCCATCGTCACCAACCGTGGCGGGCGTACCTGCCACGCGGCGATCATCGCTCGCGAGCTGGGCATCCCGGCTGTGGTCGGTTGCGGCAACGCCACTCAACTGTTGAAAGACGGTCAGGGTGTGACGGTTTCCTGCGCTGAAGGCGACACCGGTTTCATCTTCGAAGGCGAACTGGGCTTCGATATCAAGAAAAATTCCGTAGATGCCATGCCGGAGCTGCCGTTCAAGATCATGATGAACGTCGGCAACCCGGACCGCGCCTTTGACTTCGCGCAGCTGCCGAACGCCGGTGTGGGCCTGGCCCGTCTGGAGTTCATCATCAACCGCATGATCGGCGTGCACCCTAAAGCACTGCTGAACTACGACGGTTTGCCACAAGAAATCAAAGACAGCGTCGACAAGCGCATTGCCGGTTACAGCGATCCGGTTGGCTTCTACGTCGAGAAACTGGTTGAAGGCATCAGCACCTTGGCTGGCGCGTTTACACCGAAGAAAGTGATCGTGCGTCTGTCGGACTTCAAGTCCAACGAATACGCGAACCTGATCGGCGGCAAGCTGTACGAGCCGGAAGAAGAGAACCCGATGCTGGGCTTCCGCGGTGCTTCGCGTTACATCAGCGAAAACTTCCGCGATTGCTTCGAGCTCGAATGCCGCGCGCTCAAGCGTGTGCGCAATGAGATGGGCTTCACCAACGTCGAAATCATGGTGCCGTTCGTACGTACCTTGGGTGAAGCGAGCCAGGTCATCGATCTGCTGGCTGAAAACGGCCTCAAGCGTGGCGAGAACGGCCTGCGCATCATCATGATGTGCGAGCTGCCGTCCAACGCGATTCTGGCTGAAGAGTTCCTTGAGTTCTTCGACGGCTTCTCCATCGGTTCCAACGACCTGACTCAGCTGACCCTGGGCCTGGACCGTGACTCCGGTGTGATCGCGCACCTGTTTGACGAGCGCAACCCAGCCGTCAAAAAGCTGCTGTCCAACGCCATTCAGGCGTGCAACAAGGCTGGCAAATACATCGGTATTTGCGGCCAGGGCCCGTCCGATCACCCGGACCTGGCGCTGTGGCTGATGGAGCAGGGCATCGAAAGCGTGTCGCTGAACCCGGACACCGTTCTGGAAACCTGGTTCTTCCTGGCAGAAGGTCAGGCTCAGGCTTGA
- a CDS encoding alpha/beta fold hydrolase, which translates to MQSSSLLFPVALISAERRGDLSEDVYRLKPANSPDISVELVVTRLGMADASEVRGVPVILLHGSFSNRRFWYSPKGVGLGAYLARAGFDVWLPEMRGHGLSSRNVDWARNRVADYAHYDLPAIGAFVRELSGQAPHWIGHSQGAISLAAALGGQYLSAQDVASAAFFGCQINRRFWSLKIPPVQWGAYLLLKRFKQLSGIRLKRGPEDEPVSIALETLRWNGFMGRFKDAERDWWAGLAEVQVPALVVAAAGDRQTPEWACRKLFDQLGSEQRQFLSLGREHGFSSDFSHVEMLVSQPAQQEVWPLVRNWLSER; encoded by the coding sequence ATGCAAAGCAGCAGTCTCCTTTTTCCCGTTGCCCTGATCAGCGCTGAGCGTCGGGGCGATCTGAGCGAAGACGTCTATCGCTTGAAACCCGCCAACAGCCCGGATATTTCCGTTGAGCTGGTGGTGACCCGGCTGGGTATGGCCGACGCCAGTGAAGTGCGTGGCGTTCCGGTCATCCTGTTGCATGGCAGTTTTTCCAACCGGCGCTTCTGGTACTCGCCCAAAGGGGTGGGGTTGGGGGCTTATCTGGCCCGAGCCGGTTTTGATGTGTGGCTGCCCGAAATGCGTGGCCATGGTCTTTCTTCGCGCAATGTTGACTGGGCCAGGAACCGCGTGGCCGATTACGCCCATTACGATTTGCCGGCTATTGGGGCCTTTGTACGTGAACTGAGTGGGCAAGCCCCGCACTGGATCGGCCACTCTCAGGGCGCCATTAGTTTGGCCGCAGCCTTGGGGGGGCAGTATCTGAGCGCTCAGGACGTGGCTTCGGCGGCGTTCTTTGGCTGCCAGATCAACCGTCGGTTCTGGTCGCTGAAAATTCCGCCCGTGCAGTGGGGCGCCTATCTATTGTTGAAACGCTTCAAACAGCTGTCGGGTATCCGGCTCAAGCGCGGGCCGGAAGACGAACCGGTCAGCATCGCCCTGGAAACTTTGCGCTGGAATGGCTTTATGGGGCGTTTCAAGGACGCCGAGCGGGACTGGTGGGCAGGGCTGGCTGAGGTTCAGGTACCGGCCCTGGTGGTGGCGGCTGCGGGCGACCGGCAAACGCCGGAGTGGGCGTGCCGCAAATTGTTCGATCAGCTGGGTTCCGAACAGCGCCAGTTCCTGTCTCTGGGGCGCGAGCACGGCTTCAGTTCTGATTTCAGTCACGTTGAAATGCTGGTCAGCCAGCCTGCACAGCAAGAGGTATGGCCGCTGGTGCGCAATTGGTTGAGTGAGCGGTAG
- the rraA gene encoding ribonuclease E activity regulator RraA translates to MNHYITPDLCDAYPESVQVLEPMFSNFGGRDSFGGEIVTIKCFEDNSRVKEQAELNGQGKVMVVDGGGSLRHALLGDMIAEKAAKNGWEGIVIYGCIRDVDVLAQTDLGVQALASHPLKSVRRGVGDVNVPVTFAGVTFRPGEFIYADNNGVIISPTALKMPG, encoded by the coding sequence GTGAACCACTACATCACTCCCGATCTGTGCGATGCCTACCCTGAGTCAGTGCAAGTGCTTGAGCCCATGTTCAGCAACTTCGGCGGGCGCGACTCTTTTGGTGGCGAGATCGTGACCATCAAGTGTTTCGAGGACAACTCCCGGGTCAAGGAGCAGGCTGAGCTCAACGGTCAGGGCAAAGTGATGGTCGTTGATGGCGGTGGTTCCCTGCGCCATGCCTTGCTGGGTGACATGATTGCCGAGAAGGCCGCGAAAAACGGCTGGGAAGGCATAGTGATTTACGGCTGTATCCGTGACGTAGATGTGCTCGCGCAAACTGATCTCGGGGTGCAGGCCTTGGCCAGTCATCCGCTCAAGAGCGTCAGGCGCGGTGTGGGTGATGTGAATGTGCCGGTGACATTTGCCGGTGTCACGTTCCGCCCCGGAGAATTCATTTACGCCGACAATAATGGCGTTATCATTTCGCCAACAGCTCTGAAAATGCCGGGCTGA
- a CDS encoding CorA family divalent cation transporter has product MFEDENAQWGLVHALVLDGEGGARAIARTELNDLQLQAHESIWLHWDRSHPQTQSWLRDSSGLSDFSCDLLLEENTRPRLLSLPDNELLLFMRGVNLNPGAEPEDMVSLRIFGSAQRVISLRMRPLRATDELLGEFSQGEGPKNPAELILYLAQHLTLKVQDLIGDLSEIVDDEEDKIDADERYTPDHNSILQVRRRAAALRRFLAPQRDIFGQLTRTKLPWFSADDADYWNELNNSLTRYLEELELTRERVGLVLESEDRRLNVRMSRIMYRFGVLTGIFLPITFITGLLGINVGGVPFSNDPYGFAVTCSLMLIIGAGQWWFYRRLQWL; this is encoded by the coding sequence ATGTTCGAGGACGAAAACGCTCAATGGGGGCTGGTGCATGCACTGGTACTGGATGGGGAAGGCGGTGCGCGTGCGATTGCACGTACCGAGCTGAACGACCTGCAGTTGCAGGCCCATGAAAGCATCTGGTTGCACTGGGATCGCAGCCACCCGCAAACCCAGAGCTGGCTACGAGACTCGAGCGGTTTAAGTGATTTCAGCTGTGACTTGCTGCTTGAAGAAAACACCCGGCCGCGCTTGCTGTCTTTGCCCGACAACGAGCTGCTGCTGTTTATGCGCGGGGTCAACCTGAACCCGGGCGCAGAGCCCGAGGACATGGTTTCACTGCGCATTTTCGGCAGCGCGCAGCGGGTTATCTCGCTGCGCATGCGTCCGCTACGGGCCACCGATGAGCTGCTCGGTGAATTCTCCCAGGGCGAAGGTCCTAAAAACCCCGCAGAACTGATCCTTTATCTGGCCCAGCACCTGACATTAAAGGTGCAGGATCTGATCGGTGATCTGTCAGAAATCGTCGATGACGAAGAAGATAAGATAGATGCCGACGAACGGTATACCCCTGATCACAACTCCATTTTGCAAGTTCGCCGAAGGGCAGCCGCCTTGCGTCGTTTTCTGGCTCCGCAGCGGGATATTTTCGGTCAGCTCACGCGAACCAAATTACCCTGGTTCAGCGCCGATGATGCCGATTACTGGAACGAACTTAACAACAGTCTGACCCGCTATCTGGAAGAGCTTGAGTTGACCCGCGAGCGCGTGGGGCTGGTGCTTGAGTCTGAAGATCGGCGTTTGAACGTGCGCATGAGCCGCATCATGTATCGCTTCGGCGTGCTCACGGGGATCTTCCTGCCGATCACCTTCATCACCGGTTTGCTGGGGATCAATGTGGGGGGCGTGCCGTTCTCCAATGACCCTTATGGTTTTGCGGTGACTTGCAGCCTGATGCTGATAATCGGGGCGGGGCAATGGTGGTTCTATCGCCGTTTGCAGTGGCTATGA
- a CDS encoding mechanosensitive ion channel family protein — MELNVWTQSLVAAMTALWTKIANFIPNLFGALVVVLLGFVVAKLLDALLSKLLAKLGLDRLMGGTGLTKILARVGIQVPISTLIGKIVYWFVLLVFLVSAAQSLGLDRVSSALDLLTVYLPKVFGALLVLLAGVLLAQVLNGLVRGAAESVGFDYAGGLGRVTQGLVIIISISVAISQLEVKTDLLNHVIVIVLITVGLAIALAMGLGSREIAGQILAGIYVRELYQVGQEVRVGGVEGQIEEIGTVKTTLLTDEGELVSISNRILLEQHVTSR, encoded by the coding sequence ATGGAATTGAATGTCTGGACCCAGAGCCTGGTCGCGGCAATGACTGCCTTGTGGACTAAAATTGCAAACTTTATCCCCAACCTCTTCGGGGCGTTGGTGGTGGTACTGCTGGGCTTCGTAGTTGCAAAACTGCTCGACGCCCTGCTGTCGAAATTGCTCGCCAAGTTGGGCCTTGACCGCCTGATGGGGGGGACGGGCCTGACCAAGATACTGGCTCGAGTCGGCATTCAGGTGCCCATCTCTACGCTGATCGGCAAGATCGTGTACTGGTTTGTATTGCTGGTGTTCCTGGTCTCGGCTGCACAGTCGCTGGGCCTCGATCGTGTGTCATCTGCGCTGGATCTGTTGACGGTGTACCTGCCCAAGGTCTTTGGCGCGCTGCTGGTGTTGCTGGCAGGTGTGCTGCTGGCACAAGTGCTCAACGGCCTGGTGCGTGGCGCTGCCGAGAGCGTGGGTTTTGATTACGCCGGCGGCCTGGGTCGTGTGACTCAAGGCCTGGTCATTATCATCAGCATCTCGGTGGCCATCAGCCAGCTAGAGGTCAAAACCGACCTGCTGAACCATGTGATTGTGATTGTGTTGATTACCGTTGGTCTGGCTATTGCTCTGGCAATGGGGCTGGGCAGCCGGGAAATCGCAGGGCAGATACTTGCCGGGATCTATGTGCGTGAGTTGTATCAGGTTGGGCAGGAAGTGCGGGTTGGCGGGGTCGAAGGACAGATCGAGGAGATTGGCACGGTTAAAACCACGTTGCTGACCGATGAGGGTGAGCTAGTCTCCATCTCAAATCGGATCTTGCTGGAGCAGCACGTAACCAGCCGCTGA
- the sigX gene encoding RNA polymerase sigma factor SigX: MNKAQSLSMRYDPRELSDEELVARSHDELFHVTRAYEELMRRYQRTLFNVCSRYLGNDRDADDVCQEVMLKVLYGLKNFEGKSKFKTWLYSITYNECITQYRKERRKRRLMDALSIDPLEEASEEKAPKPEEKGGLDRWLVHVNPIDREILVLRFVAELEFQEIADIMHMGLSATKMRYKRALDKLREKFAGIAET; the protein is encoded by the coding sequence TTGAATAAAGCCCAATCGCTATCCATGCGCTATGACCCCCGCGAGCTCTCTGATGAGGAGCTGGTGGCGCGCTCGCATGATGAGTTGTTTCACGTGACGCGTGCTTATGAAGAGCTGATGCGTCGCTATCAGCGAACTTTGTTCAACGTTTGTTCAAGGTATTTAGGGAACGATCGTGATGCTGATGATGTCTGTCAGGAAGTCATGCTCAAAGTGTTGTACGGTTTGAAGAATTTCGAAGGTAAGTCGAAATTCAAGACATGGCTATATAGCATCACTTACAACGAATGCATTACCCAGTATCGGAAGGAACGGCGAAAGCGTCGCTTGATGGACGCATTAAGTATTGATCCCCTCGAGGAAGCGTCCGAAGAAAAGGCGCCGAAACCTGAGGAAAAGGGCGGACTTGATCGCTGGCTGGTGCATGTGAATCCGATTGATCGGGAAATTCTCGTACTGCGTTTTGTCGCAGAACTGGAATTTCAGGAAATCGCAGACATAATGCATATGGGTTTGAGCGCGACAAAGATGCGTTACAAGCGTGCTCTAGATAAATTGCGTGAGAAATTTGCAGGTATTGCTGAAACTTAG
- a CDS encoding OmpA family protein, protein MKLKNTLGIAIGSFVAATSFGALAQGQGAVEGELFYKKQYNDSVKHVEDGYNPGASIGYFLTDDVSLNLTYDKTNHTRSNDGTGNQKIKGDNFGLNAQYHFGTVGDALRPYVSGGVAHKSMTNVIADGHSGRDQSTFLTAGAGVKWYITDNLFARAGVEADYKLDNGKWDYAPTVGLGVNFGGNGGKVAPAPVPAPAPIAEPEPEAPIAEVVRVELDVKFDFDKSNVKPQYAADINNVADFMKQYPATTTTVAGYTDSVGTDAYNQKLSQRRADAVRAALVNQGVAANRVDAVGHGKANPVASNATAEGRELNRRVEATVQAEAK, encoded by the coding sequence ATGAAACTGAAAAACACCTTGGGCATTGCCATTGGTTCCTTTGTAGCCGCAACTTCGTTCGGTGCCCTGGCACAAGGCCAAGGCGCGGTCGAGGGTGAACTGTTCTACAAAAAACAGTACAACGACAGCGTCAAGCACGTAGAAGACGGTTACAACCCAGGCGCATCGATCGGTTACTTCCTGACCGACGACGTTTCGTTGAACCTGACCTACGACAAGACTAACCACACCCGTTCGAACGACGGCACTGGCAACCAGAAAATCAAAGGCGACAACTTTGGTCTGAACGCTCAGTACCACTTCGGCACCGTAGGCGACGCTCTGCGTCCATACGTTTCCGGCGGTGTTGCTCACAAGAGCATGACCAACGTGATCGCAGACGGCCACAGCGGTCGTGACCAGTCGACTTTCCTGACTGCAGGCGCTGGTGTTAAGTGGTACATCACTGACAACCTGTTCGCCCGTGCAGGCGTTGAAGCTGACTACAAACTGGACAACGGCAAGTGGGACTACGCTCCTACCGTTGGCCTGGGTGTGAACTTCGGCGGCAACGGCGGTAAAGTCGCTCCTGCTCCAGTTCCAGCTCCAGCACCAATCGCTGAGCCAGAGCCAGAAGCTCCGATCGCTGAAGTTGTTCGCGTTGAACTTGACGTGAAATTCGACTTCGACAAATCCAACGTTAAGCCGCAGTACGCAGCTGATATCAACAACGTTGCTGATTTCATGAAGCAGTACCCTGCGACTACCACCACTGTTGCTGGTTACACTGACAGCGTTGGTACCGATGCCTACAACCAGAAACTGTCGCAGCGTCGTGCTGACGCTGTTCGTGCAGCCCTGGTTAACCAAGGTGTTGCAGCTAACCGTGTAGACGCAGTCGGTCACGGTAAAGCTAACCCAGTTGCAAGCAACGCAACTGCAGAAGGCCGTGAATTGAACCGTCGCGTTGAAGCGACCGTTCAAGCAGAAGCTAAGTAA